A stretch of DNA from Sphingomonas sp. SORGH_AS_0879:
AAGTTCAGGCTGGTGCCGCCCTTGGCATCGCCGTGGATGCGGCCCTTGAAGGCCTTGCGGAACTTGGTGCGCTTTGGTTGCAGCATGTTCTTTGATCCTTAGCGGCGATGATCGTCGCGCGCCGGGCGCACGCCGGAGGTCTGAGCCTCCATCATCAGCCGGTCCTGCGCCATGGGGTCATGGCCCAGGATCTCGCCCTTGAAGATCCACACCTTCACGCCGCACACGCCATAAGCGGTGTGCGCCTGCGCTTCGGCATAGTCGACGTTCGCACGCAGCGTGTGCAGCGGAACGCGGCCTTCACGATACCATTCGGTACGCGCGATTTCCGCGCCGCCCAGACGGCCGCCGCAGGTGATACGGATGCCTTCGGCGCCCAGACGGAGCGCGGACTGCACCGCGCGCTTCATGGCGCGACGGAACGCGATACGGCGCTCCAGCTGGTCGGCCACGCCCTGGGCGACGAGCTTGGCGTCGATCTCGGGCTTGCGGATCTCGACGATGTTCAGCGACACGTCGGACGAGGTCATCGAACCCAGCTTCTTGCGAAGCTTTTCGATGTCGGCGCCCTTCTTGCCGATGATCACGCCCGGACGCGCCGCGAAGATCGAGATGCGGCACAGCTTGGCCGGACGCTCGATGACGACCTTCGAGATCGCGGCCTGGGGCAGCGTCTTCATGATGAACTGGCGGATCTTCAGATCCTCCAGCAGCAGGCGGCCATAGTCATGGCCTTCGGCGAACCAGCGGCTGTCCCAGGTACGGTTGATCTGGAGACGCAGGCCGATCGGATTGCTCTTCTGACCCATTATGCTTCTTCCTGCTCGCGGACGACGATGCGGAGCCGCGAAAACGGCTTCAGAATGCGGGTGGACTTGCCACGGCCGCGCGTCGCGAAACGCTTCATGGTGATCGACTTGCCGACCGACGCCTCGGCGACGACGAGCGAGTCGACGTCGAGGTTGTGGTTGTTCTCGGCATTGGCGATCGCGGAGGCCAGGATCTTGCGCGCGTCGACGGCCATCGCCTTCGTCGAGAAGGCGAGGATGTTCATCGCGTCGCCGACCTTCTTGCCGCGGATCAGCGCCGCAACCAGGTTCAGCTTCTGCGCCGAACCACGGATCTGCGTGCCGACCGACAGCGCTTCCTTGTCACCGACCTTGCGGGGGGATGCGGGCTTCGACATCAGCGCTTACCCTTCTTGTCGGCAGCGTGGCCGGGGAAGTAGCGCGTAGGCGCGAATTCACCGAGCTTCATGCCGACCATGTCCTCGTTCACCGAGACGGGAACGAACTTGCGACCGTTGTAGACGTTGAAGGTCAGACCGACGAACGACGGCAGGATGGTCGAGCGACGCGACCAGGTCTTGATCGGACCTGCGCGGTTGCCAGCATCCTGAGCCACTTCGGCCTTCTTCAGGAGATGGAGGTCCACGAAAGGACCCTTCCAAACGGAACGAGCCATTACGTGTTAGCCCTTCTTCTTGGCGTGACGGCTACGGATGATCATCTTGTCCGTCGCCTTGTTGTGACGAGTGCGCGCACCCTTCGTCGGCTTGCCCCACGGGGTGACCGGATGACGGCCGCCCGAGGTCCGGCCTTCACCACCGCCGTGGGGGTGGTCGACCGGGTTCTTCGCAACACCGCGGGTCAGCGGGCGATGGCCCTTCCAACGGTTGCGACCAGCCTTCGCCAGGTTGGTGTTGCCGTTGTCGGGGTTCGACACCGCGCCGACGGTCGCCATGCAGTTCGCATGGATGTAGCGCTGCTCGCCCGAGTTCAGACGGACGATGACCATGCCCTTGTCGCGGCCCACGACCTGCACATAGGTGCCGGCCGAACGTGCGATCTGACCGCCCTTGCCGGGCTTCATCTCGACGTTGTGGACGATCGTGCCGACCGGCATCTGGCCCAGTTCCATGGCGTTGCCAGGCTTCACGTCGGTCTTCTTGCCCGCGATCACCTTGTCGCCGACAGCCAGACGCTGCGGTGCGATGATGTAGGACTGGTCGACCTTGCCGGCTTCGTCGGTGCCATAGTTGATGAGCGCGATGAAGGCGGTGCGGTTGGGATCATATTCGATCCGCTCCACGGTGCCCTCGACGTCCCACTGGCGACGCTTGAAGTCGATGAAGCGATAGCGCTGCTTGTGGCCGCCCGCGATGCCGCGGCTGGTCACATGGCCCTTGTTGTTGCGGCCGCCGGTCTTGCGCTTGCCTTCGGTGAGCGCCTTGACGGGCGCGCCCTTCCAGAGCGCCGAGCGGTCGACGAGGATCAGGCCGCGGCGGGCCGGGCTCGTCGGGTTATAATGCTTGAGTGCCATCGGCTCAGATCCCCGTCGTCACGTCAATGGACTGACCGTCCTTGAGGGTGACGATCGCCTTCTTCATGTCCGAGCGCTGGTACGGAGCGCCCTTCCACTTCTTGGTCTTGCCCTTCTGGACGATGGTGTTCACGCCGGTGACGTTGACGTCGAACAGCGCTTCCACCGCCGCCTTGATCTCGGGCTTGGTAGCACCGGGGGCGACCTTGAACACCACGGCGTTGTGCTCGCTCAGGAGCGTCGCCTTCTCGGTGATGTGCGGCGCAACGATCACGTCGTAATGACGCGGATCGACCGCCTTCTGCTGCTTAGCCATGGAAACGGGCCTCCAGCTTTTCGACAGCCGAGCGCGTCAGCACCAGGGTGTCATGCTTCAGAATGTCGTAGACATTGGCGCCGGCGGCCGGAAGGACGTTGATTTCCTTCAGGTTGCCTGCGGCCAGTGCGAACGACGTCTCGACGGCGTCGCCATCGATGACCAGCGCGGTCTTGCCGAAGCCGAGCTTCGCCAGATCGCCCTGCAGCGTCTTCGTCTTGTTACCAGCGACCGCCAGATCGTTCATCACGATCAGCGAACCCGCCCTGGCATGGCTCGACAGCGCCATCTTCAGACCCAGGGCGCGAACCTTCTTGTTCAGACCCGGGTTGAAGTCGCGGACGCGGGCGCCGTGCGCCTTACCACCGCCGATGAAGACGGGGGCCCGACGATCGCCGTGACGAGCGACACCGCCGCCCTTCTGGCGACCGAGCTTCTTGCCCGAACGCGCGACATCGGCGCGCTCACGGGTGCCGCGCGCGGTGGCGCGACGCTTTTCCAGCTGCCAGGTCACAACGCGGTGCAGGATGTCGGCGCGCGGATCGAGGCCGAAAACCTCGTCGTTGAGCTCGATGTCCGCGGCGTCGGTGCCGGCGAAGGATTGAACCTTGACCTTCACGACTTAGCCCTCCTGGCTCTCGGTGGCTTCCGGAGCAGGCTCGGCAGAAGCATTGTTGTTGGCGGCCGCCTTGATGCTGGCGGGGAACGGGGCGTCCGCGTGGCGCGAAACCTTGACCGCGTCCTTGACGATCAGCCAGCCACCCTTCGAGCCGGGCACCGAGCCCTTGACGAAGATCAGGCCGCGCTCGACGTCGGTCGACACGATTTCCAGATTCTGCTGCGTGCGGTTCTTGTCGCCCATGTGGCCGGCCATCTTCTTGTTCTTGAAGACGCGGCCCGGATCCTGACGGTTACCGGTCGAACCATGCGAACGGTGCGAGACCGAGACGCCGTGGGTCGCGCGCAGACCACCGAAGTTCCAGCGCTTCATCGCACCGGCAAAGCCCTTACCCTGGGTACGACCCTGGATATCGACATACTGGCCGGGGACGAAATGGTCGGCGGAGATTTCCGCGCCGACGTCCAGCAGGCCGTCTTCGTTCACGCGGAACTCGACCAGCACCTGCTTGGGCTCGACTTCGGCCTTGCCGAAGTGGCCACGCTGCGGCTTGGCAACATTCTTGGTCTTGGCGACACCTGCACCAAGCTGGACGGCGGTGTAGCCGTCACGATCCATCTCGCGGCGAGCGACGACCTGTACGCCTTCAAGCGCCAGGACGGTGACCGGCACGTGCCGACCATCGTCCTGGAACAGGCGGGTCATCCCCAGCTTCTTCGCGATCACGCCGGTACGCATGATCCTGTTCCTTCCTCGACAGAGGCCCCCAAGAACCATTCAAGGGGGGCATATCCAGCCCGGATAAAGCGAAACGAGCCCCCGTCCCGGGCTGGCGACCGGCGGACCGGTCAGACGGGGGACGCTGCCCCGGCACCATCTCGCTTGCGCGAAACCACCGGGAGGTATCCCTTAAGAGTGCCGGATCACGGGAGCGACCTCGGCGCGCTTCCTGGCTGCTTTAGAACCGGGAAACGCCAAAATCCCGTGGGACGGAATCGTCGACCACGGGAACGCTGGCCCTCTTACGCCAGCTTGATCTCGACATCAACACCTGCGGCGAGGTCGAGCTTCATCAGCGCATCGACGGTCTGCGGGGTCGGCTGCACGATGTCCAGCATCCGCTTGTACGTGCGGACCTCGAACTGCTCGCGCGACTTCTTGTCGATGTGCGGACCACGGTTGACCGTGAACTTCTCGATGCGCGTCGGAAGCGGGATCGGACCGCGGATAAGAGCGCCGGTGCGGCGCGCGGTGTCGGCGATGTCGCCGGTCGCCTGATCGAGCACGCGATGGTCGAACGCCTTCAGACGAATGCGGATATTGCTGTCCATGATCCCTACCGATGCGAAAGAGCGGGCTTTCCGGCCTCCTTCCTGCGGGCGACAAGTGCGATCGGCTTTCCGACCGGGCACTCGACCGTCCGCCGTGAAGGCGACCTTGGGCCGAAACAAACTCTGGGTTACGGCAGCGGCGGCGAACCACCCCTGCCCTCACTAAAAGCAAACGGCCGACCCCGGTGTTTCCGATGCCAGCCGATTCCCTCAAGACGCGTGCCTATACGCATATGCCGGGGGTGCCGCAAGGGGGTGATCGAGGGTTTTTGTTGGAGGGCGTGGAACCATGCGCGGCCCCCGCCCCACTCCCCAACCTCCGTTCAGCCTGAGCGAAGTCGAAGGCCACGTCCTGGTCGGACCGCGGGGCGTGCACTTCGACTTCGCTCAGTGCGAACGGGGTGCGGTCCGTCATCCCGGCGAAGGCTGGGATCTTCCGCAAAAGCTCCGTGCCTGCGGAGGAAGGCCCCAGCCTGCGCTGGGGCGACGTCCAGACAACGAAAAAGGCCGACCCCGTCGCCGGGGCCGACCCTTTCCTAAGCAGTAACAGGCTTTCGCCCGAGACTTACTTGTCGATCGCGCTGACGACGCCGGCGCCGACGGTGCGGCCGCCTTCACGGATCGTGAAGCGCTGACCGATGTCCATGGCGATCGGAGCGATCAGCTTCACGCCCAGAGCGACGTTGTCGCCCGGCATGACCATCTCGGTGCCCTCAGGCAGCTCGACGGTGCCGGTGACGTCGGTCGTGCGGAAGTAGAACTGCGGACGATAGTTCGCGAAGAACGGGGTGTGACGGCCGCCTTCTTCCTTCGACAGGACGTACACTTCCGACTTGAAGTCGGTGTGCGGCTTGATCGAACCCGGCTTGCAGAGAACCTGGCCACGCTCGACCTGGTCGCGCGCAACGCCACGGATCAGCGCACCGATGTTGTCGCCGGCTTCACCCGAATCGAGCAGCTTGCGGAACATTTCGACGCCGGTGACGGTGGTCTTGCGGGTGTCGTTGATGCCGACGATCTCGACTTCCTCGCCAACCTTGACGATGCCGGTCTCGACGCGGCCGGTGACGACCGTACCACGACCCGAGATCGAGAAGACGTCTTCGATCGGCATCATGAACGGCTTGTCGAGCGGACGCTCCGGCTGCGGGATGTACTCGTCGACGGCCTTCATCAGCTCGAGGACGGCTTCCTTGCCGAACTTGTCGTTCGAACCCGACAGGGCGCAGGTCGCCGAACCCTTGATGACGGGGATGTCGTCACCCGGGAATTCGTACGAGCTCAGCAGCTCGCGGATTTCCAGTTCGACCAGCTCGAGGATTTCCTCGTCGTCGACCAGATCGACCTTGTTCATGAACACGACCATCGCGGGCACGCCGACCTGACGGGCGAGCAGGATGTGCTCGCGGGTCTGCGGCATCGGGCCGTCGGTCGACGACACGACCAGGATCGCGCCGTCCATCTGCGCCGCGCCGGTGATCATGTTCTTCACATAGTCGGCGTGGCCAGGGCAGTCGACGTGCGCATAGTGGCGGTTCGTCGTCTCATACTCGACGTGCGCGGTCGAGATGGTGATGCCGCGCTCACGCTCTTCCGGAGCCTTGTCGATGTTCGCGAAGTCGACAGCGGTGCCGCCGGTCGTCTCGGCCAGAACCTTGGTGATCGCGGCGGTCAGCGAGGTCTTGCCATGGTCGACGTGACCGATGGTGCCGATGTTGAGGTGCGGCTTGTTCCGCTCGAATTTTGCCTTTGCCATTTTCCTACCTTCTGATTCGAATTCGGTGCCGCATCCGGGGCCACGCGAACGCGGCCCCATAGCGGGTGTTTCCGGTGATTGCCAGCCCCTAGCGTGTTCGCACCCCCAGTTGCCCCGGGGGCGCGATATACGCCTTTAGGCCAGCTTCGCCTTGACCTCGTCCGCAACATTCTGCGGCACTTCGTCATAGTGCGAGAACTGCATCGAGTATTGCGCACGCCCCTGGGTGAACGAGCGGAGCGCATTCACATAGCCGAACATGTTGGCCAGCGGGACCATCGCCTCGACCGTCTGCGCGTTGCCGCGCGTGTCGGTGCCCTGGATCTGGCCACGACGGCTGTTCATGTCGCCGATGACGTCGCCCAGATAGTCTTCCGGGGTCACGACTTCGACCTTCATGACCGGCTCGAGCAGCGTGATGCCCGACTTCTGGGCCGCTTCGCGCATCGCGCCGCGGGCACAGATTTCGAACGCCAGCGCCGACGAGTCGACGTCGTGATACGCGCCGTCATACAGCAGGACTTCGAAGTCGATGATCGGGAATCCGACCAGCGAGCCGGTTTCCGCGGTCTCACGGAAGCCCTTCTCGATCGCGGGGATATATTCCTTCGGAATGTTACCGCCCTTGATCTCGTCCTTGAAGACGAAGCCCGAACCACGCTCGCCCGGGGTCAGCTTGACCTTGACGCGACCGAACTGGCCGGTGCCGCCCGACTGCTTCTTGTGCGTATAGTCGATGTCGACCGGCTTCTTGAGGTATTCGCGATACGCCACCTGCGGCGCACCGACATTCGCCTCGACCTTGAACTCGCGCTTCATGCGGTCGACCAGGATCTCGAGATGGAGCTCGCCCATGCCCTTGATGATGGTCTGGCCCGACTCGGCGTCCGAGGTCACGCGGAACGAGGGGTCCTCGCGAGCGAGACGATTGAGCGCGACGCCCATCTTCTCCTGGTCGGCCTTGGTCTTCGGCTCCACCGACAACTCGATCACGGGCTCGGGGAATTCCATCCGCTCCAGGATGATCGGGGCGTTCTGCGCGCAGAGCGTGTCACCCGTGGTGGTGTCCTTGAGACCCGCGAGCGCGACGATGTCGCCCGCATAGGCTTCCTGGATGTCCTCACGGCTGTT
This window harbors:
- the rpsC gene encoding 30S ribosomal protein S3, which produces MGQKSNPIGLRLQINRTWDSRWFAEGHDYGRLLLEDLKIRQFIMKTLPQAAISKVVIERPAKLCRISIFAARPGVIIGKKGADIEKLRKKLGSMTSSDVSLNIVEIRKPEIDAKLVAQGVADQLERRIAFRRAMKRAVQSALRLGAEGIRITCGGRLGGAEIARTEWYREGRVPLHTLRANVDYAEAQAHTAYGVCGVKVWIFKGEILGHDPMAQDRLMMEAQTSGVRPARDDHRR
- the rplV gene encoding 50S ribosomal protein L22, producing the protein MSKPASPRKVGDKEALSVGTQIRGSAQKLNLVAALIRGKKVGDAMNILAFSTKAMAVDARKILASAIANAENNHNLDVDSLVVAEASVGKSITMKRFATRGRGKSTRILKPFSRLRIVVREQEEA
- the rpsS gene encoding 30S ribosomal protein S19, translated to MARSVWKGPFVDLHLLKKAEVAQDAGNRAGPIKTWSRRSTILPSFVGLTFNVYNGRKFVPVSVNEDMVGMKLGEFAPTRYFPGHAADKKGKR
- the rplB gene encoding 50S ribosomal protein L2, translated to MALKHYNPTSPARRGLILVDRSALWKGAPVKALTEGKRKTGGRNNKGHVTSRGIAGGHKQRYRFIDFKRRQWDVEGTVERIEYDPNRTAFIALINYGTDEAGKVDQSYIIAPQRLAVGDKVIAGKKTDVKPGNAMELGQMPVGTIVHNVEMKPGKGGQIARSAGTYVQVVGRDKGMVIVRLNSGEQRYIHANCMATVGAVSNPDNGNTNLAKAGRNRWKGHRPLTRGVAKNPVDHPHGGGEGRTSGGRHPVTPWGKPTKGARTRHNKATDKMIIRSRHAKKKG
- a CDS encoding 50S ribosomal protein L23 is translated as MAKQQKAVDPRHYDVIVAPHITEKATLLSEHNAVVFKVAPGATKPEIKAAVEALFDVNVTGVNTIVQKGKTKKWKGAPYQRSDMKKAIVTLKDGQSIDVTTGI
- the rplD gene encoding 50S ribosomal protein L4 — protein: MKVKVQSFAGTDAADIELNDEVFGLDPRADILHRVVTWQLEKRRATARGTRERADVARSGKKLGRQKGGGVARHGDRRAPVFIGGGKAHGARVRDFNPGLNKKVRALGLKMALSSHARAGSLIVMNDLAVAGNKTKTLQGDLAKLGFGKTALVIDGDAVETSFALAAGNLKEINVLPAAGANVYDILKHDTLVLTRSAVEKLEARFHG
- the rplC gene encoding 50S ribosomal protein L3; translation: MRTGVIAKKLGMTRLFQDDGRHVPVTVLALEGVQVVARREMDRDGYTAVQLGAGVAKTKNVAKPQRGHFGKAEVEPKQVLVEFRVNEDGLLDVGAEISADHFVPGQYVDIQGRTQGKGFAGAMKRWNFGGLRATHGVSVSHRSHGSTGNRQDPGRVFKNKKMAGHMGDKNRTQQNLEIVSTDVERGLIFVKGSVPGSKGGWLIVKDAVKVSRHADAPFPASIKAAANNNASAEPAPEATESQEG
- the rpsJ gene encoding 30S ribosomal protein S10, whose protein sequence is MDSNIRIRLKAFDHRVLDQATGDIADTARRTGALIRGPIPLPTRIEKFTVNRGPHIDKKSREQFEVRTYKRMLDIVQPTPQTVDALMKLDLAAGVDVEIKLA
- the tuf gene encoding elongation factor Tu, with translation MAKAKFERNKPHLNIGTIGHVDHGKTSLTAAITKVLAETTGGTAVDFANIDKAPEERERGITISTAHVEYETTNRHYAHVDCPGHADYVKNMITGAAQMDGAILVVSSTDGPMPQTREHILLARQVGVPAMVVFMNKVDLVDDEEILELVELEIRELLSSYEFPGDDIPVIKGSATCALSGSNDKFGKEAVLELMKAVDEYIPQPERPLDKPFMMPIEDVFSISGRGTVVTGRVETGIVKVGEEVEIVGINDTRKTTVTGVEMFRKLLDSGEAGDNIGALIRGVARDQVERGQVLCKPGSIKPHTDFKSEVYVLSKEEGGRHTPFFANYRPQFYFRTTDVTGTVELPEGTEMVMPGDNVALGVKLIAPIAMDIGQRFTIREGGRTVGAGVVSAIDK